The Sporosarcina ureae genome includes a region encoding these proteins:
- a CDS encoding tripartite tricarboxylate transporter TctB family protein — MVRYITPILATVVGVIMLINAINLPKSNLGNPNGPMYFPLLIAIILIISGIVYFFQEFKARGNDFADFRALRIGKSPLYLLVSLILMLTYTVLFERIGFLYSTILFLAGLLFLLNGRKKWMSNIIIAVAFSFVTWYAFGTLLQVSLP, encoded by the coding sequence ATGGTTCGTTACATAACCCCAATCCTGGCAACTGTAGTTGGCGTCATTATGCTAATCAATGCAATCAACTTACCTAAATCAAATCTCGGAAATCCAAACGGCCCGATGTATTTCCCGCTTTTAATCGCTATTATTTTAATTATTTCAGGGATTGTCTATTTCTTTCAAGAATTCAAAGCTCGAGGTAATGACTTCGCTGACTTCCGTGCTTTGCGAATCGGCAAGTCACCGTTATATTTGCTTGTATCGCTCATTTTGATGCTGACATATACAGTATTGTTTGAACGGATTGGTTTCTTGTATTCGACTATCCTGTTCCTTGCTGGATTATTGTTTTTATTGAATGGGCGCAAGAAATGGATGTCTAACATTATTATTGCGGTCGCGTTTTCGTTCGTAACATGGTATGCATTTGGAACACTGTTGCAGGTTAGTTTACCTTAA
- a CDS encoding tripartite tricarboxylate transporter substrate binding protein, with the protein MKKLVGVAALSFALILGACSSDNAGEKDESDYPKKNLEFIAPATPGGGWDATARAIQKILKEEDIVDQSMTVINKPGGNGEVGWQYLSKKDTHTLAIDSSLLITNNLLGQSDLTYEEFTPLATLTTEWISVAVKNGSPYETATDLMEQLKKDPASIKIGIAPGLGNNDHLSFVKAAKTFGVDITKLNFLVYESGGDVMTSLLGGHVDAATMAVSESSEQHLAGKFKIVAISADERLEELPDVPTWTEEGVDMVFPHWRGILGPPDMTEDEIAYWNEAFGEMVETDSWKQLLENNGWEDFYQDSAETTEFLKEQNEMYTELIDESGLQK; encoded by the coding sequence ATGAAAAAACTAGTAGGCGTAGCAGCACTTTCATTTGCACTTATACTGGGCGCTTGTTCATCAGATAATGCAGGCGAAAAAGATGAATCAGACTATCCGAAGAAAAATCTTGAGTTCATTGCACCAGCAACACCAGGAGGCGGCTGGGACGCTACAGCCCGTGCCATACAAAAGATCTTGAAAGAAGAAGATATTGTAGATCAAAGTATGACAGTCATTAACAAACCGGGTGGTAACGGTGAAGTAGGTTGGCAGTATCTATCTAAGAAAGATACGCATACATTAGCGATTGACTCTAGTCTATTGATCACAAATAACTTGCTTGGACAAAGTGATCTCACATATGAAGAGTTCACACCACTTGCTACATTAACAACAGAGTGGATTTCAGTAGCAGTCAAAAATGGTTCACCTTACGAAACAGCAACGGATTTAATGGAGCAGCTGAAAAAAGACCCAGCTTCCATAAAGATCGGTATTGCGCCTGGCCTTGGAAACAACGATCACTTGTCTTTCGTAAAAGCGGCTAAAACATTTGGTGTCGATATTACAAAATTAAACTTCCTCGTGTATGAGAGCGGTGGCGACGTTATGACTAGCTTACTTGGCGGTCACGTAGACGCAGCAACGATGGCGGTGTCAGAATCCTCAGAACAGCACCTTGCAGGAAAGTTCAAGATTGTAGCCATTTCAGCTGACGAACGTTTGGAAGAATTGCCTGACGTACCGACATGGACAGAAGAAGGCGTAGATATGGTCTTTCCTCACTGGCGCGGTATTCTTGGACCACCGGATATGACAGAAGATGAGATCGCGTATTGGAATGAAGCGTTCGGTGAAATGGTGGAGACGGACTCTTGGAAACAATTGCTAGAGAACAATGGTTGGGAAGACTTCTATCAAGACAGTGCTGAAACAACTGAATTCTTGAAAGAGCAAAATGAAATGTATACAGAATTGATTGATGAGTCGGGTTTACAGAAATAA
- a CDS encoding response regulator has protein sequence MIRVGIVEDDFRIASIHQQFLESISDVKVVWQVLRAKDTWKMLEKQPVDLLLVDVYMPDQSGIDLVRELKVNYPALDFIIITAATDRELVAQSLAAGAFHYLVKPVELTKLQEVIERYQQRRLFLQESPHANQQEIDKLFVHATVVRESETHLPKGIHPLTLQKVIDIVNSLSEGTTAEEVGERLGASRTTARRYLEYLIAEGKMRAELEYGIVGRPERKYFGL, from the coding sequence ATGATTCGAGTAGGAATTGTAGAGGATGATTTTCGTATTGCTTCCATACATCAACAGTTTTTAGAAAGTATAAGTGACGTGAAAGTAGTCTGGCAAGTGTTACGTGCAAAAGATACGTGGAAGATGCTTGAAAAGCAGCCAGTGGATTTACTGTTAGTGGATGTTTACATGCCTGACCAATCAGGTATTGATTTGGTGCGAGAGTTGAAAGTAAACTACCCTGCATTGGATTTCATCATTATTACAGCAGCTACGGATCGTGAATTGGTAGCACAGAGTTTGGCAGCGGGTGCATTCCACTATTTAGTGAAACCAGTGGAATTAACCAAATTGCAAGAAGTCATTGAGCGCTATCAACAGCGACGGTTATTTCTTCAGGAAAGCCCCCATGCAAATCAACAAGAGATTGATAAACTTTTTGTGCATGCTACTGTGGTAAGGGAAAGTGAAACACATCTTCCTAAAGGCATTCATCCTTTGACATTGCAGAAGGTGATAGATATCGTCAATTCTTTATCCGAAGGAACGACAGCGGAAGAAGTAGGCGAAAGACTAGGGGCTTCACGTACTACGGCCCGAAGGTATTTAGAATATCTAATTGCAGAGGGAAAGATGAGAGCTGAGCTCGAATATGGAATTGTCGGCAGACCAGAGCGAAAATACTTTGGATTATAA
- a CDS encoding ATP-binding protein, translated as MLKSKLQKKILLIVTSLILFLMSLMLIVFVVTDYLNLLDRSHTVGLQTAKMLSYMDTVKEGLEEKADVEKAGDLEAVIEHYSNQVDAAFIVIQDKAAHILASPDESIIGEVIPFEDGYKAIVFGANYSMLSSEIIGPSISSKAPIYNKEENQIIGVVTVGYLISDLREIVHNRVEKLIYISLLILALGIYISFRLAKSIRKDTFGLEPEQIANFYMERKAILASIDEGIIAVNQLGQITLINTAARSILNIRTNRKGNGIDTIFPNLPTVEELTGPDTQSFEIVYSAKRLVVSAMPLQLEGVQKGALITFRDTTEMVEVVNTLYEVRKYSDDLRAQTHEFTNKLYLISGLLQLGKYEEAVRAIQTEISVSDHTNQFILENIKDAHVQAILFGKLGKASEMKVEFEIDDNSSLESLPKWVGTGALTVILGNLIDNALEETANSSGGRVSFFALDFGEDVIFEVSDNGQGIQADQMDRLFQKGYSTKSTTRRGFGLANVQQALRSLGGTIQVSSTERGTIFSVYIPKYAEKEEREVK; from the coding sequence ATGCTGAAATCAAAACTGCAAAAGAAGATACTGTTAATAGTGACATCGCTTATTTTATTTTTAATGTCACTTATGTTGATCGTTTTTGTCGTCACAGACTATCTGAACCTACTTGATCGTAGTCATACAGTAGGCTTGCAAACTGCAAAGATGCTTTCCTACATGGATACAGTTAAAGAAGGTCTTGAAGAAAAAGCTGATGTCGAAAAAGCGGGTGATTTGGAAGCAGTTATTGAGCACTATTCAAATCAAGTAGATGCTGCTTTTATTGTAATTCAAGACAAGGCGGCACATATACTTGCTTCACCCGATGAAAGTATAATAGGCGAAGTCATACCATTTGAAGATGGTTATAAAGCAATTGTCTTTGGAGCGAATTATTCTATGCTGTCGAGCGAAATTATCGGACCCTCTATCAGCAGTAAAGCACCCATTTATAACAAAGAAGAAAATCAAATTATTGGAGTCGTAACAGTAGGATACTTAATCTCGGATTTACGTGAGATTGTACATAATCGTGTAGAGAAATTAATCTATATATCACTGCTGATTCTCGCTCTCGGTATTTATATAAGTTTTCGATTGGCAAAATCGATTCGGAAAGATACATTTGGGTTGGAACCAGAACAAATTGCAAATTTTTATATGGAAAGAAAAGCGATATTGGCATCAATCGATGAAGGAATTATTGCGGTAAATCAATTAGGCCAAATTACACTGATTAATACGGCAGCTCGTTCCATTCTTAACATCCGAACGAATCGTAAAGGAAATGGCATAGATACAATCTTCCCCAACTTACCTACAGTAGAAGAATTAACTGGGCCAGATACACAATCATTTGAAATCGTCTATTCTGCCAAGCGACTAGTTGTCAGTGCAATGCCATTGCAACTTGAAGGAGTACAAAAAGGAGCACTGATTACATTTCGTGATACCACAGAAATGGTAGAAGTCGTGAACACGCTTTATGAAGTTAGGAAGTATTCAGATGACTTAAGAGCGCAAACGCATGAGTTTACAAATAAACTCTATTTGATTTCAGGCTTATTGCAACTCGGTAAGTATGAGGAAGCAGTCCGCGCGATTCAAACCGAAATCAGTGTTAGTGATCATACCAATCAGTTTATCCTCGAAAACATCAAAGACGCACATGTACAAGCTATTCTGTTCGGCAAATTAGGGAAGGCGTCTGAAATGAAAGTAGAGTTTGAAATCGATGACAATAGCAGTTTAGAATCGTTGCCTAAATGGGTCGGTACGGGTGCATTGACTGTAATTTTGGGAAATCTAATTGATAATGCGCTGGAAGAAACCGCGAACAGCTCAGGAGGGCGAGTTTCATTTTTTGCATTAGATTTTGGAGAAGATGTTATATTTGAAGTGTCGGATAATGGACAAGGTATTCAGGCAGACCAAATGGATAGATTATTCCAAAAAGGTTATTCTACAAAATCGACGACAAGAAGAGGCTTTGGCTTGGCAAATGTTCAGCAGGCTCTTCGTTCGCTTGGTGGAACTATCCAAGTGTCTAGTACGGAGAGAGGCACGATTTTTTCTGTTTATATTCCAAAATATGCAGAAAAAGAGGAGCGTGAAGTGAAATGA
- a CDS encoding TetR/AcrR family transcriptional regulator, which yields MQFAIHGFHKTKISEIVKEANVTQPTFYLYFKSKEAVFQELVDVFKEKLYDQVANSKLPADVAEEGLMERIAYGLRAVFELFQQNEEVARIGFVVSEEATTIKAQMTAQIESNLIEEAGLGYFHTKINFGVVAAAMVGAIEYLAITKLWTGSHTPEELAEEITLLFLDGLKK from the coding sequence ATGCAATTCGCTATTCATGGTTTTCATAAAACGAAGATTAGTGAAATCGTGAAAGAAGCAAACGTTACACAGCCGACGTTCTACTTATATTTTAAAAGCAAAGAAGCTGTATTCCAGGAATTAGTCGATGTTTTCAAAGAAAAATTATATGATCAGGTAGCGAATAGCAAACTTCCAGCAGATGTGGCAGAAGAAGGGTTAATGGAGCGAATTGCTTATGGTTTACGTGCTGTTTTTGAACTTTTCCAGCAAAATGAAGAAGTTGCCCGGATTGGCTTCGTCGTTTCAGAAGAAGCTACTACTATTAAAGCACAAATGACTGCACAAATAGAAAGTAATCTTATAGAAGAAGCGGGACTTGGATACTTTCATACAAAGATAAATTTTGGCGTGGTCGCCGCAGCCATGGTCGGAGCGATCGAGTATTTGGCAATCACTAAACTTTGGACAGGTTCTCATACGCCAGAGGAGCTTGCAGAAGAGATCACATTATTATTTTTAGATGGGCTGAAAAAATAA
- a CDS encoding dicarboxylate/amino acid:cation symporter, translating into MKLARNIIIALISGVVVGLVLNIFTPGIFTQADAFLFKPLGTIFLNLMKMLVVPVVFISIALGTVGIGDPKKLGRIGGKTIGFFLITTAIALIIALSLGLLLKPGEGGNFETANATYEAQDAPPVAETLLGIIPTNPISAMAAGNMLQIIFFAALIGFGMAMMGSRVERVKELFEQANELIMYLITFVMKFAPYGAFGLIASAVGSQGMDALKVMGMYMGVVLGALLIHTIVVYGGSVALIGKRSPIWFFKNFFPAQVVAFSTASSAATLPISMKTAQEKLKVPESISSFTQSLGATINMDGTAIMQGAAVIFIAQAYGIELTIGQLLTVVLTAVLASIGTAAVPGAGLIMLAMVLTSVGLPVEGIALVLGVDRLLDMVRTAVNITGDAACAVVVAKTEGVLGEPDVEEIQVETEIA; encoded by the coding sequence ATGAAGTTGGCCAGAAATATAATTATTGCACTTATTTCAGGGGTGGTTGTCGGTTTAGTTTTAAACATTTTCACGCCAGGTATTTTTACACAAGCTGATGCATTTCTTTTTAAACCACTCGGTACTATCTTCTTGAATCTGATGAAGATGCTAGTAGTGCCTGTAGTATTCATTTCTATCGCCCTCGGAACGGTAGGAATTGGTGACCCGAAGAAATTGGGAAGAATTGGTGGAAAAACGATTGGGTTTTTCTTGATTACAACAGCTATCGCCCTCATTATCGCACTTTCTCTTGGTCTATTGCTAAAGCCTGGCGAAGGAGGTAACTTCGAGACAGCTAATGCCACATATGAAGCACAAGATGCCCCACCAGTAGCGGAAACTCTGTTAGGTATTATTCCTACCAACCCGATTAGTGCGATGGCAGCAGGTAATATGCTTCAGATCATCTTCTTTGCAGCACTGATTGGCTTTGGAATGGCAATGATGGGCAGTAGAGTTGAAAGAGTGAAAGAGTTATTCGAACAAGCGAATGAACTCATTATGTATTTGATTACATTTGTGATGAAGTTCGCGCCATACGGAGCATTTGGTTTGATTGCATCCGCTGTAGGAAGTCAAGGTATGGACGCACTGAAGGTAATGGGTATGTATATGGGAGTCGTTCTTGGAGCCCTTCTAATCCATACGATTGTCGTCTACGGTGGATCGGTCGCATTAATCGGCAAGCGTAGTCCCATTTGGTTTTTTAAAAACTTCTTTCCAGCTCAGGTCGTTGCATTCAGTACGGCAAGTTCTGCTGCAACACTACCTATCTCAATGAAAACGGCACAGGAGAAGTTAAAAGTACCCGAATCTATCAGTTCGTTCACTCAATCGCTTGGCGCCACTATTAATATGGATGGTACCGCGATCATGCAAGGGGCAGCTGTGATATTCATTGCCCAGGCTTATGGTATTGAATTGACTATAGGACAGTTACTCACTGTTGTCTTAACCGCAGTACTGGCTAGTATTGGGACAGCTGCTGTGCCAGGTGCAGGCCTAATCATGCTAGCAATGGTTCTAACATCGGTCGGTCTGCCAGTTGAAGGAATTGCACTCGTTCTCGGAGTAGATCGCCTACTTGATATGGTGCGCACAGCCGTCAACATCACAGGTGACGCTGCATGTGCCGTTGTCGTGGCGAAAACAGAAGGTGTTTTAGGCGAGCCAGATGTGGAAGAGATCCAAGTGGAAACGGAAATTGCATAA
- a CDS encoding threonine synthase, producing the protein MTLYSCSECKKVYPIEATRWKCECGGLLNLLQSESDTTQNNWKSQRSIWRYASSMAGKEYLSGWRSITLGEGQTPLLELDESEPNTLIKVDFMMPTLSFKDRGAAVLVTLAKQLGVNKLIADSSGNAGTAIAAYSARAEIDCDVYVSTDTSPNKLAQIRAHGANIKTVRGTREDVATAAQNAVEEEQVFYASHVYNPFFYEGTKTYAFEIYEQLGKAPDTLLIPVGNGTLLLGAYYGFKELLEAKEIKNMPKIIAIQAEKCAPLAKAFEGQDLKETPVVNEGTVAEGIAIASPARSKQIIEAVRETEGMFITVSENEIVEARAMLAAKGFYIEITSAVNYAGYIKYANAKEKVIVIPLCGAGIKSPT; encoded by the coding sequence ATGACCCTATATAGCTGTTCGGAATGTAAGAAAGTATACCCTATTGAAGCAACTCGCTGGAAATGTGAATGTGGCGGTCTGCTAAATTTACTACAGTCGGAATCTGACACAACTCAAAATAACTGGAAGAGTCAAAGATCCATTTGGAGATATGCATCCTCGATGGCAGGTAAAGAGTATTTAAGTGGTTGGCGTTCGATTACGCTTGGAGAAGGTCAAACACCTTTACTGGAATTGGATGAATCGGAACCAAATACTCTCATTAAAGTAGACTTTATGATGCCTACACTTTCTTTTAAAGATCGAGGTGCGGCGGTACTTGTAACTTTAGCGAAACAGTTGGGCGTCAACAAGCTAATTGCAGATAGCAGTGGTAACGCAGGAACGGCCATTGCTGCATACAGTGCCAGAGCAGAAATAGACTGTGATGTGTATGTAAGTACGGATACATCACCCAATAAATTAGCGCAAATTAGAGCGCATGGAGCGAATATTAAAACCGTGAGAGGGACAAGAGAGGATGTAGCGACTGCAGCACAAAATGCAGTGGAAGAAGAGCAAGTATTTTATGCAAGCCATGTCTATAATCCATTTTTTTACGAAGGTACCAAGACATATGCCTTTGAAATCTATGAACAATTGGGAAAAGCGCCCGATACATTACTCATTCCAGTAGGAAACGGAACCTTATTATTGGGAGCCTATTATGGGTTTAAGGAGTTACTTGAAGCGAAGGAAATCAAAAATATGCCAAAGATTATCGCTATTCAAGCCGAAAAATGTGCACCGCTAGCTAAAGCATTTGAAGGTCAAGATCTTAAGGAAACGCCAGTTGTGAATGAAGGAACTGTTGCAGAAGGTATTGCCATTGCGTCGCCAGCTAGATCTAAACAAATCATAGAAGCTGTTAGAGAAACAGAAGGTATGTTCATTACTGTTTCGGAGAATGAAATTGTAGAAGCGCGCGCAATGCTTGCGGCAAAAGGATTCTATATAGAAATCACTTCAGCCGTTAATTATGCTGGATACATAAAGTATGCAAATGCTAAAGAAAAAGTGATTGTCATCCCGCTGTGCGGAGCGGGAATCAAGTCTCCAACGTGA
- a CDS encoding reverse transcriptase-like protein, with protein MNVLIEWLYKSKKGTQTVFKSEELSAEQALLIAEDLEKTGRTKQILFTDQFDSSWTVKELKGYLKGIETEPHNITVYFDGGFDWDTKLAGLGCVLYYNQNGTTYRLRKNAMATHLSSNNEAEYAALYLCLQELETLGAHHLPIEIMGDSRVVINHLSEEWPVIEEDLYSWANKIEEKMEFLGFRPRYELISRKKNNEADRLATQALSGVEITAVIERT; from the coding sequence TTGAATGTATTAATTGAATGGCTCTATAAATCAAAAAAAGGAACACAAACCGTTTTCAAGTCTGAGGAATTATCGGCAGAACAAGCATTATTGATTGCTGAGGATTTAGAAAAAACAGGTCGCACAAAACAAATATTGTTCACAGACCAGTTTGATAGTTCCTGGACTGTTAAGGAATTAAAAGGCTATCTGAAAGGAATCGAAACAGAACCACATAATATCACTGTATATTTTGACGGAGGATTTGACTGGGACACCAAGTTGGCTGGTCTAGGGTGCGTACTCTATTATAATCAAAACGGCACAACGTATAGACTACGAAAAAATGCCATGGCTACACACTTATCCTCAAACAACGAAGCAGAATACGCGGCACTTTATCTGTGCTTGCAAGAACTTGAAACGCTTGGAGCGCATCACTTACCTATTGAGATTATGGGTGACTCCCGGGTCGTAATCAATCATTTAAGCGAAGAATGGCCAGTTATTGAAGAAGATCTATATAGTTGGGCGAATAAAATCGAAGAAAAGATGGAGTTTTTAGGATTCCGGCCTCGGTATGAACTAATTTCACGTAAGAAGAACAATGAAGCAGATCGCCTAGCTACGCAAGCTTTGTCAGGGGTGGAAATTACGGCAGTCATTGAGAGAACATGA
- a CDS encoding GGDEF domain-containing protein — MKYRGRVVAVCVVILFNILRYGYYNIYLGYLFEDSFFVLTGIFLLVAWIGGKQYDVAKFYAEKDPLTNAYNRRTIDKVFKKQISVYKNKGKKIAVVLIDLDDFKDINDRFGHQTGDELLRHVAELIMSNAKREDYVVRWGSDEFVHVILDLKENTLKDYVGNLKSTLSDLNMESVDAVSASIGIAIYPDDGETFEKLIQKADTSMYEMKKA; from the coding sequence ATGAAGTATAGAGGTAGAGTAGTGGCTGTGTGCGTTGTTATATTGTTCAATATCTTACGTTATGGCTATTACAATATCTATTTAGGTTATTTGTTTGAAGATAGTTTCTTTGTGTTAACAGGAATTTTCCTGTTGGTTGCGTGGATAGGCGGAAAACAATACGATGTAGCCAAATTTTATGCAGAGAAAGATCCACTGACGAATGCATATAACCGGCGTACAATAGATAAAGTATTTAAGAAACAGATTTCTGTATATAAAAATAAAGGGAAGAAAATCGCTGTAGTATTAATTGATCTGGATGATTTTAAAGATATAAATGATAGATTTGGCCATCAAACAGGGGATGAATTATTACGTCACGTCGCGGAACTTATCATGAGTAATGCAAAAAGGGAAGACTATGTCGTGCGATGGGGTAGCGATGAATTTGTACACGTCATTCTTGACTTGAAAGAAAATACTCTTAAAGACTATGTTGGGAATTTAAAAAGTACATTATCCGATTTGAACATGGAATCGGTCGATGCCGTCAGTGCTTCAATCGGAATCGCAATTTATCCGGATGACGGAGAGACGTTTGAGAAGCTAATTCAGAAGGCAGACACATCCATGTATGAGATGAAGAAAGCATAA